A window of the Xenopus laevis strain J_2021 chromosome 9_10L, Xenopus_laevis_v10.1, whole genome shotgun sequence genome harbors these coding sequences:
- the LOC121397962 gene encoding uncharacterized protein LOC121397962 — MSLTKLYVDTDKLIQLVENRPALYMTEQPLYHNKIARRQLWDEVVVELFEGWEALSDVEKNLRVKEMQMRWKHVRDCFRREVAAQKTETRSGASTSKRKKYIYAEHLTFLLPAFAKRQTSSNLDDEVQETVDPANNNRTVTPTGTPTRPSTSSTTVTSPGTSSSTRTPPGTLSSTITPPSQSSQSDITRAAKRKKSNISYGDVQNMLSKLCDSVSSSREASQESSAKRAYAFEDSQEFAFYTGLIPTIMMVPEGHRQMLRMDFLQLLYKYLPQGNNVPNRPLMHPPQPFHQPPQSFSMPQSSTPNPYPYPFPYPSTSQAWDPSQNSFTDL; from the exons atgtcttTGACAAAGCTGTATGTTGATACAGACAAGCTGATTCAATTGGTGGAAAACCGACCTGCTCTCTATATGACAGAGCAACCGTTATATCACAACAAAATTGCTAGGAGACAATTGTGGGATGAGGTGGTGGTTGAACTGTTTGAAGGCTGGGAAGCTCTTTCGGATGTTGAAAAAAATTTGCGAG TCAAAGAAATGCAAATGCGCTGGAAGCATGTTCGTGATTGCTTTCGTAGGGAAGTGGCTGCCCAGAAGACAGAAACACGGAGTGGTGCATCGACTTCCAAACGGAAGAAGTACATCTATGcagaacatttaacatttttactacCTGCTTTTGCTAAGAGACA AACTTCTAGCAATCTGGATGATGAGGTTCAAGAAACAGTGGATCCTGCAAACAATAACAGAACTGTTACACCAACTGGCACTCCTACAAGACCTAGCACTTCCAGTACCACTGTCACCTCACCTGGCACTTCCAGCAGTACTCGCACTCCACCTGGCACTTTAAGCAGCACTATCACCCCACCTTCACAATCATCTCAATCTGACATCACTCgggcagcaaaaagaaaaaaatcaaacatttcataTGGTGATGTACAAAATATGCTGTCCAAGTTATGTGATTCGGTCTCATCTTCCAGAGAGGCTTCCCAAGAATCTTCTGCTAAGAGGGCCTATGCCTTTGAGGATTCTCAAGAATTTGCCTTTTATACTGGTTTAATTCCAACCATTATGATGGTTCCTGAGGGGCATAGGCAAATGCTGAGAATGGACTTTTTGCAgttgctatataaatatttaccccAAGGCAATAACGTACCAAACAGGCCTCTTATGCACCCACCGCAACCATTTCATCAACCCCCACAATCATTCAGTATGCCTCAAAGTAGTACCCCAAACCCTTATCCTTACCCTTTTCCATACCCTTCGACTTCCCAAGCATGGGATCCTTCCCAAAATTCATTTACCGACCTTTAA